A single region of the Granulicella aggregans genome encodes:
- a CDS encoding TadE/TadG family type IV pilus assembly protein, which produces MPKERFQSFSRGEYTLVEVQAELRFARKQPRSGWGIGDESGQSLVEFAMVLPAFLLVVTGMFAFGVAFTNWLVLTDATSLGGRTVAISRGNTLDPCATASNAVAGASPGLNTSLIVYTSVINGTAAITGTSCSSASTTTGAAGNLVQGGTYVLTTSYPCTLKVFGQNLIPNCTMHASVRELVQ; this is translated from the coding sequence GTGCCGAAGGAAAGATTCCAGAGCTTCAGCCGCGGGGAGTACACGTTGGTCGAAGTGCAGGCAGAGTTGAGGTTCGCCAGAAAGCAACCCCGTTCTGGATGGGGCATCGGCGACGAGAGCGGCCAGTCTCTGGTCGAGTTCGCGATGGTTCTCCCTGCATTCCTCCTTGTAGTGACTGGGATGTTTGCCTTCGGAGTGGCCTTTACCAACTGGCTGGTACTGACCGACGCCACATCGCTGGGTGGCCGGACCGTTGCAATCAGCCGTGGCAATACGCTTGACCCATGCGCGACGGCATCAAATGCGGTTGCAGGAGCTTCTCCGGGGCTCAATACGAGCCTGATCGTCTACACCTCCGTCATCAATGGGACCGCTGCGATTACCGGCACTTCCTGCAGCAGTGCAAGCACAACCACGGGAGCAGCCGGGAACCTGGTGCAGGGAGGTACCTATGTGCTCACCACTAGCTATCCCTGCACGCTCAAAGTGTTCGGCCAAAATCTCATTCCGAATTGCACCATGCATGCCTCAGTGAGGGAGTTGGTGCAATGA
- a CDS encoding pilus assembly protein TadG-related protein yields MLRDESGQAIILTAVMMVALLGMFSLVAGAGYALTMQRQLQASTDAAALAGAGALQINRSSSAALSAVQSFSSNSGQYNASSSLGTVSMMSGSPALKCLNALKAIGTPCVGAAPYNAVQVKQQAVINIPLGGFIGHPTLTLTASATASINGGAPLPSNIAVIIDTTLSMNEQDLDCGSTQMQCALTGLQNLMQSLNPCAQTSAACVATAGVSANTVDRVSLFTFPPVQTSSVSVDSSCATTPSSGYTYLAGIGEIVMPPSAAYSGLATATSYWFPPAGAGSAAPGTAYSVSPTNGNVTSTYQIVGFMSDYKTSNGTKTLNTSSALVKAAGGVSGCGGMAPPNYAGVYGTYYPGAIYEAQSALIAAQAANPGTLNAMIILSDGDSNAPQKNGPYNVFYSDATASGTYPSWVGQCGQAVVAAQAATSAGTRVYSVAYGSPSVGCVTDVAAGSNPNITPCNTMAALASAPQYFFSDYNQSGSGSTCVSSQPVTSLSGIFAAIAADLSTPRLIPDNLT; encoded by the coding sequence TTGCTCCGAGACGAAAGTGGTCAGGCGATCATTCTCACCGCAGTGATGATGGTCGCGCTCCTGGGCATGTTTTCGCTGGTGGCAGGAGCCGGCTATGCCCTCACCATGCAACGACAACTGCAGGCCTCGACCGACGCGGCAGCGCTGGCGGGAGCCGGGGCACTGCAGATCAACCGGAGTTCCTCTGCAGCCTTGAGCGCCGTGCAATCGTTCAGTTCGAACTCCGGCCAATATAACGCGAGCTCTAGCCTTGGGACAGTCTCGATGATGTCGGGGAGTCCCGCGTTGAAGTGCCTAAACGCTCTGAAGGCGATAGGAACGCCCTGTGTTGGGGCGGCGCCTTACAACGCGGTGCAGGTCAAACAGCAGGCGGTGATCAACATTCCTCTCGGGGGATTTATTGGGCATCCGACCCTGACGCTTACCGCGAGCGCGACGGCATCCATCAATGGGGGAGCGCCGTTGCCTTCCAACATTGCCGTGATTATCGACACGACCCTCTCTATGAACGAGCAGGACCTGGACTGCGGGAGTACGCAGATGCAGTGCGCGCTGACCGGGCTGCAGAACCTGATGCAGAGCCTGAATCCGTGCGCGCAGACGTCGGCTGCCTGCGTCGCTACGGCGGGAGTCTCTGCCAACACCGTTGACCGGGTGAGCCTGTTTACCTTCCCGCCAGTCCAGACAAGTTCCGTGAGCGTCGACTCCAGCTGCGCGACAACTCCCAGCAGCGGATATACCTATCTTGCCGGGATCGGAGAGATCGTTATGCCACCGTCCGCTGCCTATAGCGGTTTGGCGACGGCGACGTCTTACTGGTTCCCACCGGCTGGGGCGGGATCGGCCGCGCCGGGGACGGCCTACAGCGTAAGTCCGACTAACGGTAATGTGACCTCGACCTACCAGATCGTGGGGTTCATGAGTGATTACAAGACCTCGAATGGGACCAAGACGCTGAACACGTCTTCCGCTTTGGTCAAGGCGGCTGGGGGCGTATCCGGCTGCGGGGGCATGGCTCCGCCGAACTATGCGGGAGTTTACGGGACTTACTATCCCGGAGCGATCTATGAGGCGCAGTCCGCTCTGATCGCGGCGCAGGCAGCGAATCCGGGGACTCTGAACGCCATGATTATCCTGAGCGACGGTGACTCCAACGCCCCGCAGAAGAACGGCCCGTATAACGTCTTCTACAGCGATGCCACGGCTAGCGGGACGTACCCCTCTTGGGTTGGGCAGTGCGGGCAGGCTGTGGTTGCGGCACAGGCGGCGACCTCGGCAGGGACGCGAGTTTATTCGGTCGCGTATGGCTCCCCGTCAGTCGGCTGCGTAACGGATGTTGCCGCCGGGTCGAATCCGAATATCACGCCGTGCAATACGATGGCTGCGCTGGCTTCCGCACCGCAGTATTTCTTCTCGGACTATAACCAGTCGGGATCGGGAAGCACCTGCGTATCCAGCCAGCCGGTCACGTCGCTCAGCGGGATCTTTGCCGCGATCGCGGCGGACCTTTCCACTCCGCGATTGATTCCCGACAACCTGACGTAA